A window of Neorhizobium galegae bv. orientalis str. HAMBI 540 genomic DNA:
GTCATAAGCAACTCGAAACTCCAAGCGGCTTATCGATTGAGCGACTACGCAGGTATGTGACAGATGCCCATAAGAGCGCTCCCAGGTCTGGGGCATCACCAAATCCTGCGTTGCCTGGTAGGCCTCGAAGAGGGGAAGCAGCGTTGGCACCAAACCTCCTACGGGTGGTTCAGCGCCTTAGCGGAAATAATCAATTTACGGGCATTCTGGCAGACTTAGGAGGTTGTTGGGTTGATCACCGTCTGCCGTGGTCTTCAGATATTTATTACCAGCGGCACTTTTAGCCACGATGACGTTCACGCGGTCACCCGCAGGCCGTTCGACGTAAAATGCGTATTTTCCTGTTTCGACGCCTGAAATCGCATCGTTGAGTGAAAGCTTCCATCTAGTTCCGTCTCCGTTCAACCCGCCTACGTAGCGGATTCTTTCCCAAGCGTTTGTCCGGTCGGATTTATTGATGCACTGAATTCTCACGCTCGTTGCCATGTTTCGCCTCCTCATCCCCTAGTTGAACAATAGGAACATAGCATGGCGTTACCGAGAACAGACTCCTTTGAGCGCACTATCCACGGTTTATTAGAGAAGTGCTCACAACTCACTGAACCTGGATGCTGCCATGCCGTGCAAGGAGCGCGAAGTGATCTTTGTTAGGGCAAAACCGTCGAAAGCCGTCAAGGCTGAGATACGGCATGCAAAGGCGGGTTTATCGAGCCGCGAAATTGTCACGTTGAGGGCCGAGAACGGCAAGGGATGGAAATATTGATCCCAGTAACCGCCTTCGCGGAGGCCAAAGGCGAGAAAGGCAAAATGACAAGGACCTGGTTCAGCCTACCCCACGCACTGCGCCGGTGAGCGGACGGCAGGGGTCAATCGAACAAGGCGTTTCGGGGCCGCTTAGAAACGTGCGCTGCAGGGTAGTTTCCCCCTCCCGTTTTCATACCTCGATTAACCTTCACTGGCGATAGTCGCACAGCAGCACGATGCTGCGGCGAGGCTCATGACGAACCGATCTTTATTAATTTTATTGGTTTTCCATGGTCAGCATCCTCACAAATACGTCCGCAATTGCCGCCCTCCAAACGCTGCGCTCGATAGGTGCCTACCTATTTGATAGCCAGCAGCAGGTCAGCTCGGGCCTGCGAGTGAAAACCGCGTCGGATAATGCGGCTTATTGGTCGATTGCAACGACGATGCGCTCGGACAACGGCGCACTTTCCGCCGTTCGGGATGCGCTGGGGTTGGGTGCTGCTACAGTCGACACCGCTTATGCGGGCATGGAAGTTACAGTCGACATCATCGCCGAAATCAAGAACCGTCTGACGGCCGCCGCCGAATCTGGTGTGGATCGTTCGAAGATTCAGGAAGAAATCGACCAGCTGCAAGATCAACTGTTGTCGGTCGCCAATGCATCATCATTTGCTGGTGAGAACTGGCTTATCGGCCATCCGAACGTCAACGGCTTCGTCTATGCCGGGCCAGACAACCCCAATCCCTTCCCGTTGTTGGAGGGCGATAAGAAACTGGTCGCATCCTTCACGCGCGATAGCGCCGGGAATGCGTCGGTCCAAACCATCGACATCAAGCGAACAACCAAGGACGTTGTGTTTGCTCCGGCCCGTTACGAGCCGGGCGCTCCCCTGATCGGCGTGCAGACCGGCTACGGCATTGCGGATAGTCCGATCAAATACGAGATGATCTACATCCCCGATGACGTTTTCAACGTTCCTAGGCCTGTAGCCTTTCTGGACTACCAATCGAGCTGGGAACGAGTGAGTGATGACCTCTATTCCGACGGCACCGACTATTTCACTCGCCTCAACGGCTTTTTCGTCAAGGCGGTCGATGCCTCAGGCAAGATTGATACAACAAGTACGACCGCGAGCCATGGCTTCAATCCGGACGTTACGGTTGCGAGCCTCGACATAACGAAGCTTGATGAGTATTCAGCGCAGTTCGTCGGCACGCAAGCACCAGTGGAGTTTGCGCTCGATGTGCTTATTTCATTCGTCGACAGCAAGCTGCAGGATGCCGTCGACGTCTCGGCGAAGTACGGCGCGCTCTCCAAGAGGATCGAAATACAACAGAATTTCGCAATGGAATTGGCCGACTCTTTTGACCGGGGCGTCGGCCGCCTCGTTGATGCCGACATGAATCAGGCGTCCACGCGGTTGAAAGCCCTGCAGGCCCAAGAGCAACTTGCCACCCAAGCGCTCAGCATCGCGAATGAAAGTCCGAACGCCCTTCTACGACTGTTTCAGTGACGTGCTTCCGTAGATGCCTTCGAACCGTTCTTGGATGCACTCGGTACTGGAGGGCTATGATTTCTAGCGAAAGGTTTTCCTGGAAATGCGCCCGGTACACATCAGCAATCTGCTCCTGAGTAAGCGACGGTCGGCGGCCAAGCAGTCGACCCTTAGCTTTGGCGGCGGCAATCCCTGCTGCGGAACGTTCGGATATCAGACGTCGTTCAAATTCGGCCAACGCGGCAAAGATATGAAAAACTAAAGCGCCTGCGGGGTTTCCAGTGTCCATGGATTCCGTCAGCGAGAGGAACTCTACTCCCCTGTTTTGCAGCCGCGTTACTGTTTTTACCAGGTGAATCAGAGACCGACCGAGACGATCCAGTCGCCACACGATGAGCGTGTCACCTCGTTTAAGCCGTCGCAATGCCTTTGTTAGGCCAGGCCGATTTGTGATCGCGCCCGAAAATCCTTCGTCTTCAAAAATGACGTCACAACCGGCTGCAACCAAAGCGTTCAACTGCAAATCCAGATTTTGCTCTGTGGTCGATACCCTCGCGTAACCTATTCTCATGATCTTTCCGAGATTTCCTTGGAATCGGCGCGATTGACAAAACCAACCAATTTTGTCCAACCACGTTTGCCGACGTGCAATAAATGTATGCGTTCAAGGTTCTCAGGGACCTACGCAAGGTACGACATCAATTCTGGTTCGATGACAAAATTGGTTCGTTTTGTCCTTCACCGACAGCCAAGATTTGTCGTGTTGCCCTGCAGGAGTTGTTTCGTGCGAGGGGTGAAATCCTTTTCAGCCTGCGTGCACGACTTGATGGACGCCTGGATCAAAAGCAGCGAGGGAGCCAAAGCTACCGACATCTACGAAGCCGTTCTTCGCCCAACGCAGCCGAACGCAATTCTGGCACTCATCGGCTGCAAGGCTCAGGAACCAAGCAGTTTCTCAGTCGAATTTATCCGGCGCTACAGCGTTGCAACGGAAATTCTGGATTTCCCGTTGCAACAGCCGTTCAATCTCCGGAACTTCTCAGATCAAGATTACCTCCACGATATCGTGATGCCCGCGTTGACCGAGGTACTGGCCCAAAAGCGACCATTGTTTTCCAAGGGACGCACAGTCTTCCAAGGTTGCAGGATTTTCCATGAAAGGCTGCTCCTTCCTCAAAAGTCCGCAACCGGAAGAAGCGAATGGTGCATCCTCTTCTCGAAGATCGACCTCCTGCTCCCTGAGGTTACAGGGTTCAAAGTGGACGACATTGATCTCAGTATCCTCCAACTGCTCACAGAAGGCGCTGCGCAGAAGGAGATCGCGCTCAGGCTGGACCTGTCGCCTCGGACGATTGAGCATCGGATCGAGCGGCTTAAGGGGAGGGTCGGGGCAAAGAACCTACAGCACCTCGTAGCGCTCTGGATTTCGAGCAGGCTGTAAAACGCATGCTGAAGCACAGCCTATTCCAACCACCTGCCGAGCATAAAATGTCCGCACTCCCCACTTGACGACCAAAAATTTGTTCACTAAATGTTCCATCCATGATGAACACGGCCCGCACCATACGAATATCGATCTGATCCCGCGTCTCCACTGGAGGCAGTGAGTTCAGCGTATTCGAGTGGTCCGATGGAAATTCAGCCTGTCAGCCCCCAGGGCTCGTCAATTCCGACAAAAATTTTTTATCCTCAACAGACGGTCCGGTGCTCTGGCCCAGCTGCATTCCGCAATCAGTTGGCACGCGACATCGCATGCCTTCTGGACGTCGACGATGACGTGACCTCGTGGTCATGCCTCAGCGAGGCACTCCGGTATGGCGGCGAAGTATATTTTCCTGATTTGCTCGTGGAGCGTGAGAGCTGCCGAACCCTGATTCAAGCCGACAATAGGTGCGAGGGCGCTCCAACTTGGTTGATTGAGGCCGCTCACCTGGCTGGTTTCGAAATTCAGATTCTAGCTCGGCCCGATCTGCCTGACGTACGGCTTCGGAATGCGAAAGACCTTTTGCGGTACGCGCGTTACGAAGTTGCGCTCGATGATCGAGTTCGATTGTTGGCGGCTCTAGAGGAACACGGCACTCTCACGGTGGCTGAATGCCTTTCCGTATTTCGAAACGTGCCTCCGATACCCGGTCTAGCGAGTCTGGTTCTGGCCCGTATTGTCGCCATCGATTTGGATGACGCCTTGATTGCCCCTGAGACCATAGTACGCCGCTATCGCGGTTGATCCCACATTACCTGTTCAGCGTTCGCGGCTCCGCCGCCAGGAGGATAATTGTGTCTAAAAAGATGCCTTCGCTCAAAACCCCAAACGATGTCGCTCTGTATTGTACGCTCAGGCGAGCGCTCCGAAAGGCCCCTGATTTCATCGGCGGCTACGATTGCATCGTACTTCTGAATGTGCCGTCGGACCGATGTGCGGAAGACTATGATACGTGTGCGGCAAGCCTCATGCTGCGATTGTCTGCTAATCGGGATGATATGGCGTATGTGATGATCACCGCCGCCGACAAGCCGAGGGCAATCGTCAAACGACTGGAAGCGGACCATAAGAAACGCCGACTTCTTATCTTTAAGGAACAGGCTGTTGACCTTCCGCTCCAGGTGTCATTGTCCATCGATGTCGAAGTCGATCTTGCGCCGATCTCGGTGATGGATTTTCGGATCGGCTGCCGCATTGCGTATCAGATCGATGCTACTGCTACTGAAGCGGAAGCCGCCATGAAATATCCGCTGGATCATGTATGGGCAGCACTGCGTCGCGGCCGCCCCATCAAGGGAGCCTTGGCTCGTTTGGCGAAGGCATCTGAACTCAGTAGCAGCGGATCGAAGAGTAAAGGTGAATTGCCGCTCCTAGAGGCGATGTACGGTTTTGGAGCTGCAAAGACCTGGGGCCTCGAACTTGCGCAAGACCTAAAGGACTGGCAGCGAGGCACTATCGATTGGTCAGAGGTCGATACAGGTATCGTCCTCTCGGGTCCGCCAGGTGTCGGCAAAACGCAATTTGCAGCCGCGCTCGCCCGACAATGCGGTATTCCGATTATCGCGGCCTCGCTGGCTCGTTGGCAAGCGAACGGACACCTCGGAGACCTGCTCAAGGCCATGCGAACAGACTTTGCCAAGGCAAAAGACAGTGCGCCGAGCATCCTGTTCGTAGACGAATTGGACAGCTTCGGCGACCGAAACTCATTCACCCACGATCACAAAGACTATTCGGTCCAGGTCGTGAATGCCTTCCTTGAACATTTGGACGGGCTCGACGGGCGCGAAGGTGTCGTCATGATCGGCGCGACGAACGACCTCAGTCGAATTGACCCCGCCATCCTGCGGCCGGGACGATTGGATCGACATGTTGCCATTCCATTGCCGACCGCCACGGACAGGATCGCCATCCTTCAACAGCAGCTTGGCCAAGAACTTCCAAGCAAGCATCATTCAAGGCTAGCGGCCGCGACCAGCGGCTTTTCCGGGGCCGATCTTGCAAAGGTCGCACGCGACGCA
This region includes:
- a CDS encoding DUF3892 domain-containing protein; this translates as MATSVRIQCINKSDRTNAWERIRYVGGLNGDGTRWKLSLNDAISGVETGKYAFYVERPAGDRVNVIVAKSAAGNKYLKTTADGDQPNNLLSLPECP
- a CDS encoding flagellin N-terminal helical domain-containing protein, translating into MVSILTNTSAIAALQTLRSIGAYLFDSQQQVSSGLRVKTASDNAAYWSIATTMRSDNGALSAVRDALGLGAATVDTAYAGMEVTVDIIAEIKNRLTAAAESGVDRSKIQEEIDQLQDQLLSVANASSFAGENWLIGHPNVNGFVYAGPDNPNPFPLLEGDKKLVASFTRDSAGNASVQTIDIKRTTKDVVFAPARYEPGAPLIGVQTGYGIADSPIKYEMIYIPDDVFNVPRPVAFLDYQSSWERVSDDLYSDGTDYFTRLNGFFVKAVDASGKIDTTSTTASHGFNPDVTVASLDITKLDEYSAQFVGTQAPVEFALDVLISFVDSKLQDAVDVSAKYGALSKRIEIQQNFAMELADSFDRGVGRLVDADMNQASTRLKALQAQEQLATQALSIANESPNALLRLFQ
- a CDS encoding recombinase family protein encodes the protein MRIGYARVSTTEQNLDLQLNALVAAGCDVIFEDEGFSGAITNRPGLTKALRRLKRGDTLIVWRLDRLGRSLIHLVKTVTRLQNRGVEFLSLTESMDTGNPAGALVFHIFAALAEFERRLISERSAAGIAAAKAKGRLLGRRPSLTQEQIADVYRAHFQENLSLEIIALQYRVHPRTVRRHLRKHVTETVVEGRSDFHSRC
- a CDS encoding response regulator transcription factor is translated as MDAWIKSSEGAKATDIYEAVLRPTQPNAILALIGCKAQEPSSFSVEFIRRYSVATEILDFPLQQPFNLRNFSDQDYLHDIVMPALTEVLAQKRPLFSKGRTVFQGCRIFHERLLLPQKSATGRSEWCILFSKIDLLLPEVTGFKVDDIDLSILQLLTEGAAQKEIALRLDLSPRTIEHRIERLKGRVGAKNLQHLVALWISSRL
- a CDS encoding AAA family ATPase, which encodes MSKKMPSLKTPNDVALYCTLRRALRKAPDFIGGYDCIVLLNVPSDRCAEDYDTCAASLMLRLSANRDDMAYVMITAADKPRAIVKRLEADHKKRRLLIFKEQAVDLPLQVSLSIDVEVDLAPISVMDFRIGCRIAYQIDATATEAEAAMKYPLDHVWAALRRGRPIKGALARLAKASELSSSGSKSKGELPLLEAMYGFGAAKTWGLELAQDLKDWQRGTIDWSEVDTGIVLSGPPGVGKTQFAAALARQCGIPIIAASLARWQANGHLGDLLKAMRTDFAKAKDSAPSILFVDELDSFGDRNSFTHDHKDYSVQVVNAFLEHLDGLDGREGVVMIGATNDLSRIDPAILRPGRLDRHVAIPLPTATDRIAILQQQLGQELPSKHHSRLAAATSGFSGADLAKVARDAKRVARRARRHVTMDDVVEVLPELVPITGKLRRALAVHEAGHAAAVVVLDHGKFHGAMIIDHTRNDAETVPGGGAYYELPNVAHRTAQTYRNQIAVLLAGMAAEEVFLGAISDGSGAGERSDLAQATRIATLLQTGLGMGNRLRHSLAKKDADLEKLRNTDATITAWVDGVLQCEFGRAKQLIWENRQLVERIADELESRGKVTADQVAEMVAKPDLLTRRESRLHANNRTS